From a single Mobula birostris isolate sMobBir1 chromosome 13, sMobBir1.hap1, whole genome shotgun sequence genomic region:
- the LOC140208024 gene encoding uncharacterized protein, with translation CGEGFTRSSDLMAHQRVHTGEQLFTCSDCGKGFTRSSALLRHQSVHTGERPFTCPDCGKGFTCSSKLKLHQRVHTGERPFTCSDCGKGFSSSSQLKIHQRFHTGERPFTCSDCGKGFTSSSELKGHQRFHTGEKPFTCSDCGKGFTRSSDLLVHTSVHTGERPFKCSDCGKGFTQSSKLKVHQRVHTGERPFTCSDCGKGFTWSSNLKAHQRVHTGELPFTCLDCGKGFTYSSHLKGHQQVHTGERPFTCSDCGKGFTYSSHLKGHQQVHTGERPFTCSDCGKGFSRSSHLLRHQRLHTGERPFTCSDIGKRFSQPNQPNVHH, from the coding sequence tgtggggaaggattcactaggtcatctgacctaatggctcaccagcgagttcacactggagagcagctgttcacctgctcagactgtgggaagggattcactcggtcatccgccctactgagacaccagtcagttcacaccggggagcggccgttcacctgcccggactgtgggaagggatttacttgctcatctaaactgaagctacatcagagagttcacactggagagaggccattcacttgctcagactgtgggaagggattcagttcgtcatctcaactgaagatacatcagcgatttcacactggggagcggccgttcacctgctcggactgtgggaagggattcacttcgtcatctgaactgaagggacatcagcgatttcacaccggtgagaagccgttcacctgctcagactgtgggaagggattcactcggtcatccgacctactggtacacacgtcagttcatactggggagaggccgttcaaatgctcagactgtgggaagggattcactcagtcatctaaactgaaggtacatcagagagttcacactggggagaggccattcacttgctcagactgtgggaagggattcacttggtcatccaacctaaaggcacaccagcgagttcacactggggagctgccgttcacctgcttggactgtgggaagggattcacttactcatctcatctgaagggacatcagcaagttcacactggggagaggccgttcacctgctcagactgtgggaagggattcacatactcatctcatctgaagggacatcagcaagttcacactggggagaggccgttcacctgctcagactgtgggaagggattcagtcggtcatcccacctactgagacaccagcgacttcacactggggagaggccattcacctgttcagacattgggaagagattctctcaaccaaatcaaccaaatgtgcatcactga